CACCGGCGAGTCGGAGCGGTTGAGGCGGATCTGGTTGGCCACCCGGCGCAGCAGGCCGGGATTCACCTCGGCCAGGTTCTGGGTCATGGTGAACCAGAGCTTGCACAGCTCCTGGTTTTCGTGGGTGGCCGCGCTGACGGCGATTTCGGCCGGGGTGGTGGTGCTCAGGCTGGGGTTGGCCGCGGTCAGGCCCAGTTCCCGCCAGGCGTTCACCCAGTAGTAGGAGAGCATGGGGTTGATCAGCCCCCGCATGCGGCTCCACAGGGGGTCGTCCTCCTGGACCAGGTAGAAGAAGGCCAGGTAGTAGGGCCGGGAGTTGGCGTAGTCCCGGTGGATCTGGGAGAGCTCGCCGGCTTTGACCGAGGCGTAGGAGGCCATGTACCAGCGCAGATCCTCCACGCTGGCGCCGGGTTCGTTGGCCTCCACCGCGTCCCACTGGAGGCGGCAGGCGAAGAGGTAGCTACGGGCCGAAGCGGCGAAATCCTGGGAGCGCTGGAGCATGGCCGTCTTGGCCAGGGAGCGGGCCTTCTCCTGGGTGCGGGGGAGGTTATCCGGCAACTGCACGTGCTCGATGTCGTAACGGAGGAGCTGCAGGGCCGGTTCGTCGGCGAAGGGGATGGCGCTGTGGCCGGGCAGGGTGTAGCGCTTGTCCTTGTAGACGATCAGCCCCCGCTCCTGCAGGTCGTCCAGCAGGCTCTGGATGTAGTCCACCTGGTCCCGGTCGTTGAGCAGGATGGCGGCCAGTTCGTGTTTATCGATCTCCAGGCCGGCGTTGATCACGGCAAAGACGAAGCCGGACTCGGCCCGTTTGACGAAGTCGGCCTCGCTGTCGATGCCGTCGGCCAGGCGCACGGGCACGTGGACCGAGGCCACCTGGTCGCCGTAGTCGAAGGCCCGCTGGCGGAAGCCCATCTGCCAGATCTGGCGCAGGGTGGTCTTACTGCGGATGAGCCCCTGGGCTTCGTAGCGCATGCAGAGCTCTTCCAGTAGCTCGTCGGTGGTGCGCTCGTTGGGCCGTTCCGACAGCTCCCGGTAGATGTCCCGCAGCACATCCCGGCGGGTGGCGAAGTCCACGGAAGTCATCTTCAGGCGGTTGAAGATCTGTTTGTACTGAAGGCGCAGGGAAGGCTTGTTGTTGGCGCTCTGGGCCTGGGCGGCGCGGATGACGGGGTTGATGCCGGCATGCTGGCCGTTGCCCGACGGGCCGGATTCCCAGGGGCGCAGGCCCTGGTCGTTGGAGACCACATAGTCCCTGGGCGCCACGTAGAGCTGCATGTCCTTGGTGTACAGGCTGATGAGGTCCTGGTTGTGTTCCAGCCAGGATTTGAACTGGGAGTAGCCGAAGTTGGCCTCGTTGAAGGCGGAGTCCATCAGCAGCATGGTCTGCTTGAGCTTGGCGGCCAGCACCGGCAGTTCGCCCCGCTGGGCGTGGACCCGCAGGGCCTTGTCCAGCAGGCTGCGTGCATTCTCGTTGTCCGCGCTGGAGGGGCTGTGCAGTTCGTGGTCGTGCATTTCGCCCAGCACCGACTCCAGGTAGACGAACTCATCGCACGCCTTGACCAGGAGGGGGTGGGTCACATCCTTGGGGCCGATGCCCAGGGTGTAGCGGCTGTATTCCCGCAGCTTGGCCACCAGGGGGCCGAAGTCGCTGTCGCCGGAGACGATGACGAAGGTCTGGATCTGGGGGCGGGTGATGGCCGTCTCCATGGCGTCCAGGGCCATGCGGATGTCGGCCCGATTTTTGCCGGCCCGGACGCTGTAGATCTGGACCAGGTCCACCGAGTTGTTCATGAGCTCTTCCCGGTAGTGGGAGAAGCGGCTCCAGTCGCCATAGACTCGCTTGATGACCACCGGCCCACGGCTCTGGAGATATTCCATCAGGGGGGTTAATTCGAAGTCCAGGAATTCTTGTTCAGCCCATAAAGCGACGTTCTCGAAATCAATGAACACCGCGATCTGGTTACTCATAAGAGTCTCCTCAAACCATTCGCTTTCTCTTTTATTTGGGTAGGGCATCTTTCACCGGATTTTCCAGCTAAGGGGGAGCCCGGCCCCAGGTGGCCGGATGAACGCTCCACAACAACAGACTCCCCTGGTCGGACGTTTCCACGGGCCTGGGGAAACGTCGCCCGGCCAGGCGCAGCGGCGACGACGAGCCCATGACAGACCGCCGTACCATCACCAATCATAACACAAACCCGGGGGAATGGGACAGGTCCGCCCGCGGGGCCGCGAGGTACCTGCGAGTAAATCCCGGCAAAATTCGCCGAGGGGGCCTTCGGCCCGCGGCTTCGCCGATCGGGCCTCTGGCCCGCGGCTTAGCCGATCGTATCCACCAGAGGGAGCGCGCCCAGAGGGCACCCGGAATTTCTGCCGTGGTATTTACGCCAGACTGTACTGGGCAGCACAGAGGGTGGTGGATTCAAAACAGGGGGCGTTTGGAAAAATTCATACACTTCGCTAATGTTTGCCATATGTCTTACTTACATCTTTCGTCTAGACTGTACCATAGTGAAACAACGCATGCGCCAGGCAGCACAGGAGGGCATGTCCGACCGGGAAGACTCCTGGCGGAGATGGCAGAAACTGGATGCCGGGGCGTCTGTGACAACAGCAATGAATGAGACGATTATCTGAGGAGGATAGAACGACCATGGGCAAGATTCTAGGTATCGATCTGGGGACGACCAACAGCGTGATGGCCGTCATGGAAGGCGGTAATCCGACGGTCATTCCCAACGCCGAAGGGTCGCGAACCACGCCTTCGGTGGTGGCGTTTACCAAAACCGGTGAGCGCCTGGTGGGCATCACCGCCAAGCGCCAGGCCGTGGTGAACCCGGAGAACACCATCTACTCGGTGAAACGGCTGATGGGGCGCCGCTTCGATGAGCCGGAAGTGAAGCGGACCATGGAGATGGTCCCCTACACCATTGTGGAGGGGCCCCACCATGACGCCCGGGTCATGATTCCCGTCAAGAACAAGACCTACACGCCCCAGGAAATCAGCGCCATGATCTTGAGCAAGCTCAAGCGGGACGCGGAAGCCTACCTGGGCGAAGAGGTCAAACAGGCCGTGATCACCGTGCCGGCGTACTTCAACGACAGCCAGCGCCAGGCCACCAAGGACGCAGGCCAGATCGCCGGGCTGGAAGTGCTGCGCATCATCAACGAGCCCACCGCGGCGGCCATCGCCTACGGCCTGGACAAGAAGAACGACGAGACCATCCTGGTCTTTGACCTGGGTGGCGGTACCTTCGACGTCTCGGTCCTGGAAGTGGGCGACGGCGTGATCGAGGTGAAGGCCACCAACGGCGACACCCACCTGGGCGGTGATGACTGGGACGAGCGCATCGTCGAGTGGCTGGTGAGCGAGTTCAAGAAGGAACACGGCATCGACCTGAGCAAGGATCGCCAGGCCCTGCAGCGCCTGCGGGAGGCGGCCGAAAAGGCCAAGATCGAGCTCTCTTCGACCTCCCAGACGGAGATCAACCTGCCCTTCATCACGGCGGACAGCAGCGGGCCCAAGCACCTGGCCATGACCCTGACCCGCAGCAAGTTCGAACAGCTCACCGCCGACCTGGTGGAGCGCTGCAAGCAGCCGTTCTTCAACGCCCTGAAGGACGCGGGGATCAAGGCCCAGGACCTGGACGAAGTGGTGCTGGTGGGTGGCTCCACCCGCATGCCCATGATCCAGGAGCTGGTGCGCCAGTTGACCGGCAAGGAGCCCCACAAGGGCGTCAACCCGGATGAAGTGGTGGCCATCGGCGCGGCCCTGCAGGCCGGTGTGCTGGCCGGTGAGGTCAGCGACCTGCTCCTGCTGGACGTGACGCCGCTGAGCCTGGGTCTGGAGACGTTGGGTGGCGTGATGACGGTGCTCATCCCGCGCAACACCACCATCCCGACCAAGAAGACCGAGATCTTCAGCACGGCGGCGGACAACCAGACCGCGGTGGACATCCACATCCTGCAGGGTGAGCGGCCCATGGCCCGGGACAACAAGACGCTGGGCCACTTCCGCCTGGATGGCATCCCGCCGGCGCCACGAGGCGTGCCGCAGATCGAGGTCACCTTTGACATCGATGCCAACGGCATCCTCAACGTGACCGCCCGGGACAAGGCCACCGGCAAGGAGCAGAGCGTGAAGATCACGGCCTCCACCAACCTGTCCAAGGAAGAGGTGGAGCGCCTGGTCCAGGAGGCCAAGGCCCACGAGGCCGAGGACCGGCGGCAGCGGGAGCTGGTGGAAGCCCGCAACAACGCGGACAACCTGATCTACGTCACCGAGAAGACGTTGCGGGAGCTGGGCGACAAGGTGCCCGCCACCGATCGGGGCCGCATCGAGCAGACCATCGAGGATCTGAAGGCGGCCATGGAGAGCGACGATCTGAACCGGATCCGCAGCCTGACCGAGCAGCTCCAGCAGGCCAGCCACGCCCTGAGCCAGCAGATGTACCAGCAGCAGGCGGGGAATGGCGCCGGGCCCGAAGGCGGTGCTGAAGGGGAAGCCGGCGGCGAGGATGACGTGGTGGAAGGCGAATACCGCCAGGTCTAAACCCACGTCGACCCCCACGCCAACACGGCCACCCCAGATGAAGAATGGGGAATGAACGAAAGAACGGGCGGAGCTGCAGCTCCGCCCGTTTCCTTGAAGAGGGGGACATACGATGCCATTCAGGTATGAAGATCCCTTTCGCCGCCTGCCGGCCCGCCGAAGTGGCCTGACAGGCCCCATGGCGAGGGGATATCGAGGAGGTGAAACCGTGCCAACCCTGGAGGATTACCGGGCACTGGCCCAGGCCTATCAGGAACTACAGGCCCGTTTCGAGCAACAGGCCAGGGAACTGGCCGAGCTGCGCCGGGAGCTGGAGATCAAGAACGAGGCCCTGCAGCGCCAGAGTGCCGACCTGAAATCCCTGGAGGCTGAGCTGGCCTGGACCAAAGCGGCCCTCCAGCAGGCCACCGAACAGGCCGACAAGGCGGCTGAAAGCAGCGGCGAGAACTGGCAAGAGCGCTACCTGCGCCTCCAGGCCGAGCTGGATAACCTGCGCAAACGGCTGGAGCAGCGCTCCGCCGCAGAGACCCGAGAGGCGCGCCAGCGCATCTTGCGGGACATGCTGCCCCTGGCCGACCACCTGGACCTGGCCCTGGCCCATGCACCGGAACATGCCGAGGGCACAGGCAAAGAATTTATTCGCAATATTGAAGCCGTTCGCCAGGCATTTTTGGAAACCTTGAAACGCTACGGCGTGGAGCGGATCCAGGCCGAGGGGCAGCCCTTTGACCCCCACATCCACGAGGCTGTGGGGGAGGTGGATGACCCGAATGTGCCGGCTGGCCATGTGGCCCGGGTGATCCAGGCAGGCTACCAGGAGAACGGCCAGCTCCTGCGCCCGGCTCGGGTGCTGGTGAGCCGCTAGACAACACGGCAGTGCAACCGGTTGTTGAAAGCCGTTGTCAAACGGCGGGCTCCATGTTAATCTTGATCCTGGAGACAGCCAAAAACCTGACCGATCCCTGGTGGGCGCGGAAGCGAGGTGACTATGGATTATAAAGACTACTACCAGATCCTGGGCGTTCCCAGGAATGCAACCGATAAAGAGATCAAAAAGGCCTTTCGCCAACTGGCCCAGAAGTACCACCCGGATAAAAACCCGGGCAACAAAGAGGCCGAGCAGAAGTTCAAGGAAATCAACGAGGCCTACACGGTGCTGTCGGACCCGGAGAAGCGCAAGAAGTACGACCGCTTCGGTGCCCAGTGGGAGCAGTACGAGCGGGCCGGCGGCCGCCCCGAGGACTTCGACTGGAGCGCCTGGACGGGCGGCGGCCCTCGCGGCAGCTACACCACCCGCACGGTCACGCCGGAAGAGTTCGAGCAGATGTTCGGCGGCATGGGCGGCTTCTCCAGCTTCTTCGATGCCCTCTTCGGCAGCGGCATGGGGGGCATGGGCGGCCGCCCAGGCGGTTCCTTCCGCCAGAGCCGGGGGCGCCCCGGCGTGGACTTCGGCGTCCACGAGCGGACCGCCGCGCCGCCCCGCACGGAAGTGCCCGTGGACATCACCCTGGAAGAGGCCTTCCACGGCACCACCCGAACCCTCCAGAGCGAGGATGGGACCCGCCTGGAGGTGAACATCCCCCGGGGGGTGAAGACCGGTTCCCGGGTCCGGGCCCGGGGCAGCCAGGGCGACATCTACCTGAAGATCAACGTCCTGCCCCATGAACGCTTCACCCGGGAAGGGGATGACCTGCGGGTGCGGGTCCCTGTGGACCTCTACACCGCCGTCCTGGGCGGCGAGGTTCAGGTCCCGACCCTGGAGCGGCCCGTGGTGCTGACCATCCCCCCCGGCACCCAGAACGGCAAGACGTTCCGGCTGCGGGGGCTGGGCATGCCCAACCTGCGCCAGCCCGACAAGCGGGGCGACCTCTACGCGGTGGTGGAGGTGACCCTGCCCACCAACCTGAGCGAGAAGGAGCGCAGCCTGTTCGAGGAGCTGCGCAAGTTGCGCCGCTGACCGGCTCCTACCGAATGGGGTTCCTGTAGGGGCGGGCCGCTGTGTCCGTCCGGGACAGGTCCAGATGGAGGGACGTAACGGGCCTCCCCCCATGGCGGCCCCACCAAATGGGGGCCCCGGGCCTGCCCAGGCTTTCCTGGAGCCAGGGTCCAACAGCATCGACCAGATCGGGAGAATGTGAAGAGCGCCGCCCCACAGGGCGGCGCTCTTTTTTACCTTGCCATCTCCTGACCGGCGGTCAGTCCATGGTCTTGTAGGCCGCGTTGACGAAGAGCCGGCGACCGTCCTCGGTCATGGTCTTGGGCCCGTCGTCGAAGCCCCACAACATCCACCAGCTGCTCTCCATCACCACGTTGCCGTAGCGCTGGTCGAAGTCGTTGAGGCCGTAGGCCTGCACCGACGTCTGCTCCCGGTTCAGCAGGATATCCACCCGGTTGCTCTCCTCCTGGTAGAGCTGCAGGGTCTTGATATCCTGCAGGTTGAACTCGAAGGAGTAGTCCCAGATGGGGTCGCTGTACTGGTCGACCAGGATGGAGGTGCCGTTGCTGTGGACGCCGTTGGGCCAGCCGATGGCCAGCTTCAGCCGACCGAAGAAGGCGTAGCCCCCCTCACCCAGCCCCAGCACCGGCCGTTCGTTGCGGACAATGGTGTCGAAGGCATCGTCCGTTCCCCACTGATCCAGGTAGCCGGTGTCCGGGCCGACGATGACCAGGTTGTAGTTCTGGATGTCGCTGGCCGGCACCTGGTTCACATGGACCAGATCCACGCCGATGCCGTTCTCCTGCAGCAGGGTGCGATACGCCATGCCCACCTGCTCTCCAGCCTGGCTGCGGTAGACGTAGAGGGCCCGGGGGCTCAGGTTGAAGCTGGTGTTCTCGTAGAGCTCGAAGGGGGCGCCGCCGGCTTCACCCTTGGCCACCCCGCGCACGGCGTAGGCGCCGGCTTCGTGGCCGTCGGTGAAGTAGTTGGCGTAGATGCCGTCATCCGCCTCGCCGTCGCCATGCTGGCCGTCGTCGTAGAGGTCCAGCATCACTGCCTGGCCGTACTGATGGACCGGGAAGACCTTGACCGCCACGCCCTGGCCGGGCAGGGGCTTCTCACCGGAGCTCAGGAAGCCGATGATGTGTACCGGCCGTCCCATGACCCGCTCCCGCTGGGGGGTGCCCACCAGGAGCTGGAACTGCACCGATGTCCTGGCCGAGGCCCACACCACGAACTCGTTTTCCGGACCCGTCTCGTAGTACTCCACCACGATCAGCCAGCTGCCCGGCTCCGGATGCTCGATGATGCAGGTCTCGTGGGTGGCGTCGCTGCGGCAGAAGGGGTTGCTCTTGGGGTCGAAGCGATACTCCTTGCCGCTGGGGTCAACGAGCACCAGCCGGAGCTGATGGCCGGCGATGGACCAGTTCACGGCCACGGTCAGCCGCTCCAGCCCCTCGGGCACCTCCACCTGCCAGCGGGAGACACCGGCCTGGGGATCGGCCATGCCCGTGGCCTGGAAGAGGCGGTTCTCGCCCAGGATCTCCTCGGCGATCTGTTTGTAGACGTCGCCCAGACGGTTGTCCAGGGTAGTGGGCCAGGCGTCGATGCCGGTGCTGATGCTGGCGACCGCGGCTGCCCCCAGGTCGGCTGCGGTCATGCCGTCCTCGGTCACCGAGTAGGATTCACCGCCGTTGTCGTCGGCGATCTCTGCCAGCAGCTCATGGTGTCCGGCGCTGGCCGGCCCCACGGCCACGGTGTGGACGATGGTGTCGGAGGGCTCGATGACGCCCTTGACTGCGGGGGTGTCGTAGTAGGGTGTCACGTTCTCCAGGCCGTCCGAGAGGAGGACGATGACATCAGCCTCGCTGAAGTCCGCCGGCGGGGCGGTCACCTGGTTCTGGCCTTCCAGCAGGCCCTTGCCGATGGCGGTCATGTTGGTGGGCACGAAGGCGTTGATGGCTGCCTTGGCTGCGTTCAGCTCGGGTGTGGTGGGGTCGGCGCTGACCTCGGTGATGGGGTAGGTGGTGGCGGCGTTGGTGCTGAAGCCGACCACGGCCACCCGGTCACCCACCAGGGATTGGTCCACGAAGAGGCGGGCCGCGTTCTGGGCGGCGGCCATCTTGTCATACTCGGACATGCTGCCCGAATGGTCCAGGACGATGGCCCGGTCGGTCACCTCTCGGCTGGTGAAGAGCACCGCCTTGGTCTCGCTGTCCTGGCCGTGGCCCAGCCAGCGGACCGTCAGGTCATATTTGTTGCCGGCGGCGTAGATGCCGGCCTGGGGCCGCACGTTCAGCCAGAACTGGTCGCCCACGGGCATGCCGCTGATGATGGTGGCGCTGTGGCCGTCGATCTCCACCTGGAAGTCGCCTGCGGAGGCGTCGGCCAGGGAGCTGGCCGGATCCGCCGCGTAGGGCTGGGTGGCTTCCAGCACCACCAGGAAGATATTGGGATTGGCCGGGTCACCGGCTTCGGCCACGTCGCCCGTTTGGGGAGAGACGATGTTCAGCTGGCGGAAGTCGCCGACCAGGCTGTACTTCTGGGGGTTGCCGTTGGGCAGGGAGGAGGCGGTCACCCGGATGGTCCAGGTGCCGGCCATGGGGTTCTCCACCACCACCTGTTCCACGTTGTCCCGGTTGTTGACACCCCGGACTGCGTCTTCCAGGTCGTCGGCGTCGATGGGATCCAGGGCGCCGTTGCCCGGCGAGTTGGTGATGGGCAGCGGGTCCAGCACCCAGGGGCGATGGAGGGTGTTGTCGGGCGCCACCAGCACCAGGTCCAGGTTGTTGACCAGCTTGGGGCTGGTCTCGGCGGTGAGGGTGCTGCCGGGCTCGTCGTCCCAGGCCAGGGTGAAGCGCAGCTCGGACTGGCCGGCCGTCACCTGGATGGTGTACTCGTCCTGGGTGTTGGCCGGGGAGACCTGGTCCTCGATGAAGGCCTTGGCCCGGATGGCCTGGACTGCGGCCTGGGCGTTGACCAGACCGTAGCCTGTGGCCCAGTCCGGCCCTTCGCCGTAGGTATAGGGGCAGTCGCAGTCTGGATCGTTGAAGGGGGTGGTCCCGCTCAGGTCGGTGGCGGTGTTGACCAACAGGGCCTTGATGGTGCTGGGCAGGGGCATGAAGGTGGGGCCGAAGGTGTAGCGGATCTGCTCGAACATCAGCGCCACCACGCCGGCCACGGCAGGGGCGGCCATGCTGGTGCCACACTTGCCCACATAGCCCAGGTTGGTGGATGTGGAGACGATGCCCTCGAAGGCGTCGTTGTGGCAGCCCGGTGCCACGACATCGGGCTTGATGCGGCCGTCGAAGGTGGGCCCCCGGCTGCTGAAGCTGCTGACCAGGTCGGTGTCGGTGTTGACGGAGCCCACGCCCAGGCTGTTCTTGGCCGGCGCGTAGATGCTGTAGAACCCTTCCTCGTTGTCGTACTGGGCACCGGTGCCCTGGTTGGCCACGGCGAAGATGGCCAGGCGAGGGGGCACCGTGTTGCCGTCGCTGTCCACCGCGTCGCCCCGGACGATGCTGTCGATGCCCGCGGCCACGCCGTCGTAGACGCCGTAGGTCATGACGTAGCTGTGGGTGGAGGCCACGGCGTCGTAGTTCAGGATCTGGTCCGAGAAGTAGTCGGCATAGGCCACACCGCTGCCGATGTTCCGGCCGTAGCTCTCGTTGACCAGGCGAGCTTTGGGCGCGTGGCCCCGCCACTGGAAGGGCGTGCCGCCGTTGGTCTCGCTCTGGTTGCCGTTGCCCATGACGATGCCCGCGGTGTGGGTGGCGTGGTCGCTGGTGTCGCTGTGGGCGTAGGCGCCGATAACCACCCGGCCGCTCAGGTCTAGATGGGCCGTGGCCGGCTTGCGTTCCATGTGGCCGATGGTCACGCCCTGGCCGGTGAGCCCCAGATACAGGATGGGGTTACCCGACCCGGCGGCCGGCACGACCGCCTGCTGGACCATGGTGGAGTTGGTCTGGGCGGTGCCCTCGTCGTTCAGATCCTCCGGCGGGGTGAAGCCGGTGCTGATGGCGGCCACGGCGGGTTCCTGGGCCAGGGCAGCCAGGTTTTCCGACGTGTTGGGGACCAGCCACTGCTGGGGCGTGGCGCCCTGGCGATAGTTGTTGCTGCCCACGATGGCGGTGAGGACGCTCTCGATGGTCTCCTTGGATACGTCCGGGAAGAAGGTGACCAGGGCTTCCTGATAGGTCTCCTGGGCCTCAGGTGCCTCCAGGTCCGGATCGGTCTTGTATTCCGGCTTGTGAAGTCCCAGGAAGCGGACCAGTTCCAGGAGGGTCGGGTCGTTGAGGTTGGCCTGGCTGGAGACCCGCGCGGTGTAGGTGGTGTTGCCCAGGTACTCCAACAGCTCCACACCCAGGGAAGCCAGTTGATCCCGTTCTTCCGGCGTGGGCAGGTGGTAGAGCTGGGCCAGGGCGTACTGGTCACCTTGTGCCAGCGCGTCGGCCAGGGCCTGCTCCACGCCCGGTTCCGGGGTAAGGGTGCCCACGGCCAGGGGGATTTCCACCTGTTTGCCTGTGAGGAGCCAGACCAGGTTGGCCAGGAGCTGACGGCCGGTTTCCGTCATCTGGCCGGGGCCGCTGCGGAAGCCCCACAGGGCCCACCCATCCCCTTCCTGGATGATGGGGATCAGGTTCGCCATGCCGGCCAGGGCCGCGTAGCGCACCAGGCCGGCGGTCCGCGCACCCAGATCCACGGCAACCACCGGAACCTCACCGGTGTAGAGGGCATAGGGCGCCTGGTCCAGGGGGATGGGATGGTAGCCGGTGTAGAGGGGGAGGCTGGCGTTGCCGTCGCTGCGCTCGACCGTATGGCCATTGGTCTGGATGGCCTTGCTCAGACCGATCTGACCGTTGGCCCGGTCGAAGAAGAGGGCGCCGCCCAGACCCATGCCCAGGATGGGCCGGCCGCTGTCCAGGATCTGCTGGGTGAGCTCGTCGGAGACGGCCCACTGGCCATCCCGGGCCAGGTCATCGGCCAGGATGATGAGGTCGTAGTCGCCCAGGGCGCTCTGGCTGCGGGTGCCCACTGGCCTGGAAGCGGCCGAGGAAGAAGCGCCCGATTGGGAGATCATGGGCAGGAAAATCTTGTGCTCCCCTTCGAATGGGGTGCCAGACTCCAGCTGCATGACTTCCACGTTGGCGCCACTGCCGGCCAGGGTCTCGCCGATGGCCTGGGCCGTGGACGCGTCCTGACGGTAGATGTACAGGGCCTGGACGGCCTGTGCGGCCTGGGCCGAAGCCGGCATCACCAACCGCCCTGGCGCAGCCTTCCGGGCCGCCTGGACGGGGGCCAGTGGCAGGAAGGTCTGCGCCAACAGGGAAATCAGCAGAAGTAGGGCAAGAAACCTTCGTCTCATGGGAACCTCCTTGTGATATGAAATGGCTTCATGCGCGGACCCGTTGCCGGGCCCTGGCAGCAGGATCCAGGGGGCGGGAATTGGAGCAGTTGGGTGAATATTTCTGCCTGGCACCAGCGTAGCAATGCCAGCCGATTTCAGAAGCAGCCCAGGGCACAGGCCGGATGTGCAAAAGCGCACAGGGGGCAAGAGGGTTTGATTCAATTCCCAGATTCCACACAGATTCAGTGGTGCAGCTCGTAACTGCGCATCCATCGCCACCCCTTCACCCGCCGGGATGTGGCGACAACGGGCGGGCACGGCGGCCCGCCCCTACGGGAACGGGCGCCTTTCCGTGCACCACCGTGCGGCCGGAGACCGCACCTACGCCAGGGGGCGCCATCCACGCGGATTGGACGCGGCGGATATGTAGGGCGGGTCTCCGGCCCGCCGTGGGTGGCTGTGAAATCTGTGGCTCAAAACCAACGTGGTTCCTGTAGTGGACTCAGGATTAAAACGAACTGCTAACGCAGTGCATGCATGCTTCTAATTTGGATTCGCTACAATGGGGGAGAGATTACGATACTGACAGCTGTGCCAGCGATCTGATACCGATTGTCTTACGAAGTGGCACGCATG
This DNA window, taken from Litorilinea aerophila, encodes the following:
- a CDS encoding S8 family serine peptidase, which gives rise to MRRRFLALLLLISLLAQTFLPLAPVQAARKAAPGRLVMPASAQAAQAVQALYIYRQDASTAQAIGETLAGSGANVEVMQLESGTPFEGEHKIFLPMISQSGASSSAASRPVGTRSQSALGDYDLIILADDLARDGQWAVSDELTQQILDSGRPILGMGLGGALFFDRANGQIGLSKAIQTNGHTVERSDGNASLPLYTGYHPIPLDQAPYALYTGEVPVVAVDLGARTAGLVRYAALAGMANLIPIIQEGDGWALWGFRSGPGQMTETGRQLLANLVWLLTGKQVEIPLAVGTLTPEPGVEQALADALAQGDQYALAQLYHLPTPEERDQLASLGVELLEYLGNTTYTARVSSQANLNDPTLLELVRFLGLHKPEYKTDPDLEAPEAQETYQEALVTFFPDVSKETIESVLTAIVGSNNYRQGATPQQWLVPNTSENLAALAQEPAVAAISTGFTPPEDLNDEGTAQTNSTMVQQAVVPAAGSGNPILYLGLTGQGVTIGHMERKPATAHLDLSGRVVIGAYAHSDTSDHATHTAGIVMGNGNQSETNGGTPFQWRGHAPKARLVNESYGRNIGSGVAYADYFSDQILNYDAVASTHSYVMTYGVYDGVAAGIDSIVRGDAVDSDGNTVPPRLAIFAVANQGTGAQYDNEEGFYSIYAPAKNSLGVGSVNTDTDLVSSFSSRGPTFDGRIKPDVVAPGCHNDAFEGIVSTSTNLGYVGKCGTSMAAPAVAGVVALMFEQIRYTFGPTFMPLPSTIKALLVNTATDLSGTTPFNDPDCDCPYTYGEGPDWATGYGLVNAQAAVQAIRAKAFIEDQVSPANTQDEYTIQVTAGQSELRFTLAWDDEPGSTLTAETSPKLVNNLDLVLVAPDNTLHRPWVLDPLPITNSPGNGALDPIDADDLEDAVRGVNNRDNVEQVVVENPMAGTWTIRVTASSLPNGNPQKYSLVGDFRQLNIVSPQTGDVAEAGDPANPNIFLVVLEATQPYAADPASSLADASAGDFQVEIDGHSATIISGMPVGDQFWLNVRPQAGIYAAGNKYDLTVRWLGHGQDSETKAVLFTSREVTDRAIVLDHSGSMSEYDKMAAAQNAARLFVDQSLVGDRVAVVGFSTNAATTYPITEVSADPTTPELNAAKAAINAFVPTNMTAIGKGLLEGQNQVTAPPADFSEADVIVLLSDGLENVTPYYDTPAVKGVIEPSDTIVHTVAVGPASAGHHELLAEIADDNGGESYSVTEDGMTAADLGAAAVASISTGIDAWPTTLDNRLGDVYKQIAEEILGENRLFQATGMADPQAGVSRWQVEVPEGLERLTVAVNWSIAGHQLRLVLVDPSGKEYRFDPKSNPFCRSDATHETCIIEHPEPGSWLIVVEYYETGPENEFVVWASARTSVQFQLLVGTPQRERVMGRPVHIIGFLSSGEKPLPGQGVAVKVFPVHQYGQAVMLDLYDDGQHGDGEADDGIYANYFTDGHEAGAYAVRGVAKGEAGGAPFELYENTSFNLSPRALYVYRSQAGEQVGMAYRTLLQENGIGVDLVHVNQVPASDIQNYNLVIVGPDTGYLDQWGTDDAFDTIVRNERPVLGLGEGGYAFFGRLKLAIGWPNGVHSNGTSILVDQYSDPIWDYSFEFNLQDIKTLQLYQEESNRVDILLNREQTSVQAYGLNDFDQRYGNVVMESSWWMLWGFDDGPKTMTEDGRRLFVNAAYKTMD